From the genome of Pseudonocardia sp. EC080619-01:
GCGACGCCGACCCGATCGCGGCCGCGCCGCTCGCCGACGCCGCGCTCACCCCGTACCACGCGATCCGCGGCGCGCTGCCGCAGCTCGCGGGCGGTGGGACGTTCGCGCTGGTCATCGGCCTGGGCGGGCTGGGGCAGATCGCCGTGCAGATCCTCACCGCGCTCACCGGCGCCACCGTGATCGCGACCGACACGAAGCCCGACGCGATGGCCCGGGCCGCGGAGCGCGGCGCCGTCGTCGTCCCGGGTGGGGACGGTCAGGCCGAGCGGATCCGCGAGATCACCGGCGGTCGCGGGGTCGACGCCGCGTTCGACCTGGTCGGCGCCACCACCACGCTGAAGCTCGCGCAGGCGTCGATGGCGGTCGGTGGCCGGCTCACCGTCGTCGGGATCGCCGGCGGCACCACCGAGTGGAACTTCTTCTCGACGCCCTACGAGTCGACGATCACCAACACCTACTGGGGCACGGTCGAGGACCTGCACGACGTCGTCGCGATGTACCGCCGCGGCCAGATCGTGCCGGACGTCGAGCGGTACTCGCTGGACGACGCCCTGGAGGCGTACCGGAAGCTGGAATCGGGGGAGCTGACGGCCCGCGCGGTCGTCGTCCCGCACTCCTGACCACCGGCCCGTCGGGGAGCAGCACGCGCGTCGATAGGGTCGGCGCCGTGACCGTCCCGGACGCCCTGTCCGCCGTCGCCGGGACGCTCGGCTCCGGGGTGCTACTGGTGGCGGCGCTCGTCCTGGTCGCCGAGGCGGGGCTGCTCGTCGGCGTGGTGCTCCCCGGGATCAGCGTGACCGTCGGGCTCGGCGTGCTGGCCGGTACCGGCACGGTGCCACTGCCCGCCGCGGCCGTCGCCGCCGTGACCGCGTCGGTCGCGGGCCCCAGCCTCGGCTACTGGCGGGCCCGCCGGGCGGGCGTCCGGCCGCTGCACGACGACGCCCGGGTCCCGCCACCCGCCCGCCGGGTCCTCCGGCTCGCCGAGTCCCGGCCCGCGGTGGCCGTCGCGGTCGGACAGTGGTTCGCCGTGGCCAGGACGCTGGTGCCCCGGCTGGCCGGACACGTCCTGGCGTACCCGCGGTTCCTGCTGGTCAGCGTGCCGGTGGCGGCGGCGTGGTCGTCGGCGACGTTCACGCTCGGCACGCTGCTGGCCGCGGGGTCGGAGGCGGCGGCGCGGATCGTGTCGGTGCAGGAGATCGTGGCGTGGGCGCTGCTGGGGCTGCTCGTGGCCGCGGCGGCCTGGACCGCCGTCCGGATGGTGCGGGGTCGCCGGTAGTCCGAGGTGTCGTTCCCGTGCCCGCCCTCAGGACGGCGATCCGCCGGCGAACGGCGTCGCCCGCCACTGGTCGACGGCGGGGGCGAGGTACTCGGCCAGCACCGGCAGCTGCGGTACCAGCGCGAGCGTCGTGAGCGCCCGCAGCATGCCCACGGCGTTCACGAACGCCAGCACGTCGCGGTCCAGCGTGCGGACGCCGGAGCGGTGCGCGCCCCGGTCGTAGGCCTCCTCGAGGGCCGGTCCGAGTGCGGCCATGTCCCACTCGACCGGACCGAGGGTCACCAGCTCGAAGTCGGCGTACCGCATCCCCTCGACGCCGGCGAACACGTTGGCGGGCGGGCAGTCGCCGTGGATCGGCTGCAGCCCGGTCCCGGGGAACCGCTCCTCGAACACCGCCCGCGAGCCGACCGCCGGCTCCAGGACGGCCCACTCCCGGCGCGCCCGCTCCAGGTCGGCGGCCGGCAGGAGATCGGGACGGCTGCCGAGCCGGTCGAGCGCCTCGGTGACGAACCACGGCTCGGCAGCGGACAGGAACGACAGCGGCTCCGGGTAGTCGCGCATCGCGGCGTGCAGGGCCGGGACGCTCTCCGCGTTCGCGACGTAGTCCGGCTCGCCGCCGCGCTCCTCCTCGACGAACTGCCAGAACGTCATCGAGAACCCACCACGCTGCACCGGTTCGCGCGGGACGAGCGGGCTCGGCGGGATCACCGGGACACCCTGCGCGTCGAGCCACGCCGTCACCCCCAGCTCCGAGCGCTGCCGGCGCGCCACGGCCCCGAGGTCCGCCGGGTCCGGCAGCACGACGGGGACACGGACGACGACCGGTGCGGGATCCAGCCGGACGACGACGGAGAACAGGTCGTGCAGCACCGTCGCACCGTCGACGGCGAGCCCCAGCCCGCGGCCCGCTCCGACGGCGGCGTCGACGGCGGCGGAGGTGCGGCGGGCGAGGTCGTCCGCGGTCGCGAAGTCGGTCACGGGGTGATCGTTCCATCGTCGGCGTCGTCGCTCGCGGCGCCGTCCGATGTGCACCGGTAGCGTGGCCCGGCGTGAAGGTGACCTGGGAGGTACTGACCATCGAGGTCGGCGACCCCTCCGCGTCCGCGCGGTGGTGGGCGGAGACCGTGGGGTGGGACGTCGTCTCGGAGTCCTCGGCGGGCGTCGAGGTCCGCTCGCCGGACGGGACCGGGACCGGCCTCTTCTTCGTGCTCACCGCCGAGCCGAAGGCGGAGAAGAACCGGCTCCACCTGGACCTCTATGCGGAGGACCAGGGCGCGACGGCGCAGCGCCTGGTCGAGCGCGGGGCGGAGCGGGTGGACGTCGGGCAGTCGCCGGACGCGGAGTGGATCGTCCTCAGGGATCCGGACGGCCACGAGTTCTGCCTGCTGGAGCCACGGAACGACTGACGGCTCCTGCCGCTGCCGGACCGCGCGTCCGGGGTCACGGGCCCGCGCTGCCGACCAGGTGCGCGAAGACGATCGTGTTGTCCCGGTAGCTGCCGGTGTCCTCGGCGAACGAGCCGCTGCAGGTGATCAGCCGGAGCTCGGCACGGTCGGTCGCGCCGTACACGCTCTGTGACGGAAAAGCGTCCTTCGGGAACGACCGGACGTCGTCGACCCGGAATGTGGCGGCAATTCCGTCGTCGCGTTTCACGACGATTTCCTGACCGGGCTTGATCCGTCCCAGATCGTAGAAGACCGACGGACCCTCCGCGGCCGAGTCGACGTGTCCGAGAATGACGGACGGGCCGCGGAAACCCGGCGCTGCGGAACCGCGATACCAGGCTGCCTGGTCGTACAGCGGTCCTGGCTGTGGCACCTCGAGGGTGCCGTCCGGGGCGAGGCCGACCTCGTTGACCACGGACTCCACGCCGATCGCCGGGATCGAGATCGACGCCGGAGGGGACGGTGGGAGGACCGCACCGGCCGGCCGGGCGTCGGCCGGGACGGTACCGACGGCGCCGACGGCACCGGTGTCCAACGGACCGGTCTCGGCCGCCGGGGCGGGCGGACCACCACCGAGCGCGGCCACGACGACCAGTACGGCCCCCGCGACGGCGAGCACGGCCGCGACGAGCAGGGCGGTCGGGCGGCGCCGTGACGGTGCGGGAGACATGACGGCTCCGATCGGTCGGGACGGGGAGTCCGGTGCCCCGGCTGCCGGGGCACCGGACTTCCGGGTAGGTCAGCCCTGCGAGCCGGACCGGCGCCGGACCGCGACCGCGATGGTCGCGGACCCGGCCAGGAGCACCGCGCCGGCCGCGAGCAGGCCGGTGTCGGTGCCGGACGTGCTGCCCCCACCGGTCTCCACGCCACCCTGCGGCATCGGCATCTCACCGCTCGTCGTGTTCACCACGATCGTCGCGATGCCGATGACGGTGCCGCCCTTCAGCGCGTCGGTCGAGAAGGCGCCGTTCAGCGCCTCGGCGGCGCCGGAGTTCAGGGTGACGGTGGTGCCGGTCAGCGTCGCGGTGCCCGCGGCCTCGTCCATCGTGATCGGCTTCAGGGTCGAGCCGTTGAGGTCGAACAGCGTGGTCGACTCGGCGACGGTCTGGCCGCCGGCGCGGACCCGGCCGGTCAGGACGGCCGGGTCGCCCGGGTCGATCACGAAGTTGTCCAGCGTGACCTCGGTGTCGCCCTTGGTCAGGGTCAGGCCGCTGCCCTGGTGCTCGATGCGCCCCTGGACGTAGGGCAGCACCTCCTCGGGCTTGTAGACCGAGACGTTGCCGCCGGTGATCGGGAACGACGCGGAGCCGTCGGCGATCGAGGCGTCGCCGAACGGGGCCGGGGTGACGCCGAGCGACTCCAGCGCGCCGGTGAAGCCGCTGTCGAGCTTCACCGAGGTGGACTTGCCGGTCAGGTTCGAGATCATCGCGATCGGCGGCGGCTGCTCCTGCGCGGAAGCCGCGCCGGCACCCACCACGGTCGCCGCCGCGGCGACCACCCCGATGGCGGTCAAGGTCGCCAAGCGTCGAACGGAACGCAACATCGGATTCTCCTCCGGCACCGGTCCACGGGCGGTTCCCGCGACCTTTCCCTCGTTCTTCGACATCGGGCCCGTGCCCGGTTCGGACGATTTCCACGAACCTGGCGAGTAATACGGAGAGTGGCGAGTTGTGCGGAGAGTGACGACGCTCGGGGTGTTCCGGCGGGCATCGTGTGCGGCGTCGAGAGGATCGGATCGGGCGTAACCCGGTGCCACGGCGCGTCGTTGTGGCGATCGAGGGTGCTGTTCCGGCACCTGCTCCCCGCCCGACCACCTCGCGGCGACCCCGGACCCGGTCGCCCTCCCCGTCGGGCCGGCACGAGGAGACCTCGTGTTCCACGGTTTCACCAAGAAGTTCCTGCACGACTCGATCGATCGCAGCGCCGAGAACGGCATGGACCGCCGGCGCTTCCTCCGCGCAGCCGGCCTGACCGGCGCCGGAGTGGCCGGCCTGGGCGTCCTCGGCAGCGGCGTCGCCTCCGCCGGTGAAGGCGGGCTCCTCGACGGCATCCTCGCTGGCAGGGGCAGCGAGGACGAGTCCGCTGTGTCGGACGCCGCCGTGCTCAACTTCGCCCTCAACCTCGAGTACCTCGAGGCGGAGTTCTACCTGCGCGCGGTGACCGGCGAGGGACTCGCCGACTCCCAGGTCGACGGCCGGGGCGAGCTCGGCCGGGTCACCGGCGGGTACAAGGTCCCGTTCGAGACCAAGATCGGCCGCCAGTACGCCGAGGAGATCGCGCAGGACGAGAAGGCGCACGTCGACTTCCTGCGCACCGCGCTCGGCGATGCGAAGGTCGCCCGCCCGGAGATCGACCTCCAGGACGCCTTCACCGCGGCGGCGACGGCGGCGGGAGTGATCGGGCCGGGCGAGACGTTCGACCCGTTCAAGGACGAGACGAGCTTCCTGCTCGGCGCCTTCATCTTCGAGGACGTCGGCGTGACCGCCTACAAGGGCGCCGCGCCGCTGGTGTCGAACAAGACCTTCCTGGAGGCGGCGGCCGGCATCCTCGCCGTCGAGGCCTACCACGCCGGCCTGGTCCGCACCCTGCTCCTCCAGGGCGGCGCCGCCGACGCGGTCGGGAAGATCTCCGACGCCCGCGACTCGCTCGACGGGCCGTCCGATCTCGACCAGGGCATCGTGGACCGCAACGGCAGCGCCAACATCGTGCCGGCCGACGAGAACTCCATCGCCTTCTCCCGGACCCCGGGCCAGGTGCTCAACATCGCCTACCTCAACCCGGACGCGGTCGGCTCCGGCGGCTTCTTCCCGGCCGGTGTGAACGGCGAGGTCAATACCAGCGACGCCAACGGCTGACGCGCCCGGCACCACGTCACGTGAGCGCCGCCGTCCCGGACCTGCCCGGACGGCGGCGCTCACCTCTGTGCGGCACGGAGGGGCGGAACCTACTGATCGGCGGTGAGCAGCGCCGGGTCGATCTCGCGGCTCATGACGGCCGCGGCGACGTCCGTCAGCGAGAGCCCGTGGCGCCGCGCGTGGGTGCGCATGAGCTGGAAGGCCGTGTCGACGTCGACACCGGCCTGCGCCGCGAGGGCGCCCTTGGCCTGCTCGATCGGGATCCTGCTCCGCAGGGCGGAGCGGAGCTGGCGCCGTTCCCGGTCGACGCTGTCGAGTTCGTGCGCGTGGGTGAGGGCGGATGCCACCGCACCGGCGAGAAGCTCTGCGGTGTGGAGGTCCGGCGTCGTCCGACGGTGTCCGAGCAGGAGCAGCGCTCCGAGCGTGGTGCCGGGTGTGTGGTGGATCGGGACCGCCCACGCGCCGGTGACGCCGGCCGCGGCCGCCTTCGCGACGAACGCAAGCCACCGGGGCCGCTCGCGGGGCAGGTCGTCGCACAGGACCGGTCGCCCGCTGCGGGCGCACTCTCCTCCGGGGCCCTGGCCGAACCCCACTGAGACCACCGCACGTGCCCGATCCGAGCCGGCCGAGGCGACACCGTGGACCGCGCCGTCCGAGATGAGCGCCGCACCCGCCGTGACGCCGAGGATCGGGGCGGCGGACCCGGCCAGTTCGACGAGCGCGTGGGAAGGGTCCCGCGCGTCCGTCCCGGCCAGGGCGACCGCGGCCACGGCGACGTCGTGGCTGCTCGCAGGCTCCATTGCAGGTTCTTCGGTCGACCCGGGGTGTCCGGTTCTGTCCGCCTCCTGAGGATCGTCGGAACCGGTCAGGGTGTGGTGGTCCCTCTAGATCCAGCCGCGGCGGGCGGCGGCCTGGACGGCCTCGTGCCGGTTGGTGGTCCCGAGTTTGGTGATGACCGCGGCGAGGTGGTTGCGGACGGTGCCCGGTGACAGCGACACCCTCCGGGCGATCTCGTCGATGGGTGCCCCGTCGCGGGCCAGGGCGAGGACGTCGGACTCGCGCGGGGTCAGCGGGGAGTCGCCGGCGCTGATCGCCTCGGCGGCCAGCTCCGGATCGACGTAGCGCCCCCCACCGGCGACCGTGCGTACGACCTCGGCGAGTGTGTGCGAGGACGTGGTCTTGGGCAGGAACCCGCACACGCCGGCGGCCAGCGCGGCCTTCAGATATCCGGGCCGGGCGTGCGAGGTCACGATGATGCAGCGGCACTGCGGCAGCTGCGTGGCGAGGCGGCGTGCCACCTCGATGCCGTCGGGGCCGGGCAGCTGCAGGTCGAGCATCGCGATGTCGGGCCGGAGCGCCAGCGCGGTGGCCAGTGCCTCGTCTCCGGAGGCCGCGCGGCCCACGATGTCGAAGTCGTCCTCGAGGTCGAGGAGCCCGATGATGGCGTCGCGGATGAGGTGTTCGTCGTCGGCGACGAGCAGGCGCGTCATGCGGGCTCCTCCTCCGATGCAGCACGGTCGGCGTTCGAGGCGGGAGACGTGTGGGCGACGGGCCGGTGGTCGGGGGCAGGGACGGTGGCATCGAGGACGAACCAGCCACCGTCGACTCGCGAGCCGAGCCGGCCACCGAGCGCGCCGAGCCGGTCTGACAGGGCGGTCAGGCCACTCCCGGTCCCGTCGGTGCGGCGGGCGGTGACGCCGTCGTTGGTGACGGTGAGCTGCAGCGTCCCGTCGCCGCGGGTGGTGCTGATCGTGACCTGGGTGGCCTGGGAGTGGCGCAGCAGGTTGGTGACGGCTTCGCGGACCACCAGACCGAAGGCCTGCGTGCACTCGGGAGGGACCGGGACGCCGGCGACGGTGCAGGCGATGCCGGCGGAGGCGAGCAGCGACCGTGCCCCGGCGATCTCGTCGTCCCAGCTGGTGTGGTGCTCGCCGCGCACGACGCGGCGCACGGTGGTGCCCGCCTCCTCGGCGATGCCGCGGATGGCAGCGAGCTCCTGCCCGGCCCGCTCGGCGCGCTCGCGGGCGAGGAGCTCGCCGGCCAGAGCGCTCTTCACCGCGATGGTGGCCAGGGTCCGCCCGAGGACGTCGTGCAGATCGCGGGAGATCCCCAGCCGCTGCTCGGCCAGTGCGAGTGCGGCGCGGTCGGCGTGGGCGGCCTGCAGCTCCCTCAGGACACGCAGCATCCAGGCGTTCGACCAGCAGGCCCACAACGCCCAGCTGAGCACGACCAGGCCCGCGATCAGCGCAGGGATGTCCGCGAACCCGACGACGAGGATGGTGACCACCACGATGGCCGCGTTGAGCAGCACCGTGCGGCCCGCCCCGAGTGCGGGGACGACGCTCGCGGCGGCCGAGGCGATCCCTGCCACGACCGTGAGCTGCATTCCCGGCAACGGGGCCAGCGGGGTCACGACGACGAAGACCGCCAGGGTCGTCAACCACCCCACAGCGACCGCGAGCTCGCGCCGGGCCGGCCGCCGCCGGGCCGCGGTGACGGTGTCGATGCTCCACCGGGCCACGACGACGTTGCCGGCGGCCAGCACGAGCGCGACGGTGAGGACGCCGGCTTGGAGCAGCGGTTCCGCGGCGATCGGGCCACGCACCACCAGGGCGCTGCCGAGGAACGTCGCGACGGGCAGCGCGACCGCGCTGTAGGTCGACCAGCGCACGAAGGTCTCGAACTTGTGCGCCGCCGGGAGGGGGCGGTCGTCCATGGCCCACATCATCTCGCAGGCACCGGTCCCGGCGGGGTCGACGAGCCGATCGGGCGAGGACCGGGGGCCCGGGCAGGGCCGCTGTGGCGGGTGCACCACCACACGGCTGCGGTGATCGCCACGACCGTGAGCGTCGGTACCAGCTGGTAGGCGTTCACAGCTCCGGCCGACCGGTCACCCAGCTCGGCGGCGAGATCGGCACGCATGAGGGGTGCCATGGCCAGACTCACCGTGTTGATCAGTGCGTGCACCACGACCACGACCGCGACCTCGAGCCCACCGGTGCGCCATGTGATCAGGGCCAGCCCGGACCACCACACCAGGTACCAGAGGATGATGTACGGATCGCTCGAACCGTGCAGCGCGGTGAACAGCACGGCGGAGACCAGGACCCCGACGACGAGCCCGGCTCGGGCACCGCGTGCCCAGCTCCCGAGGACCCGGAACATCAGCCCGCGCACGCCGTACTCCTCCCCGGCGGCCTGCAGCGGCGTGAGCAGCAGGACCCCCAGCAGGACACCGACCAGATCGCCCTGTGACCAGCCGGTCTCCTGAGCCGGTGTGAACAGCACACCGATCACGTGGACGAACACCAGTACCGGGCCGAAGACCAGCAGTGCCCGTCCGAACACGTCGAACCGGAAGCGGGACACCACCGAGTGCAGCGAGGCGCCGCGTACTCCGTAGAGCCATCGCTGGATGCACATGCTCCAGGGGATCAGCAGGGCCAGCGAGAACATGCTGGCGGCGTTGTAGAGGGGTGTGTAGTCGGTACCGCCGGGCAGGATCGGCGGGGTGTTGCCCAGCCGGACGTCGATGATCGCCGCAGCCCGACCGATGACGGTCGGGAAGACGACCAGGCCGGCGAGCAGGAGCACGATCGCGAGGACCCCGCGCCCGATACGACGCTTCTCCCCGGCCAGCACCCGGTGGTACTCCACTCCGGGCGGGGGCCGGTCGGCGCCGGGTGGCGTGGGGCCCCGTCGGTGCGACGACCGGTCCCACCCCGGCGGTGGGGCCGCCGCGCCGCGTCGGGCAGGGCCGCGGGCGCCGGCCCACGGGATGGGCTGCGTGGCTCCGGAGCGAGGCTAGTCGGGGATCATGGTCACGACGCTAGGCCGGGCCACGCCCGTGACCGCGTGCCATCGATCATGAGTTTCCCGGTGGAATGCACGGTCGGGACATGACGTCTGTCATGCCTCGGCCTCCCGCCCGGCGGGGCAGGCCCTGCCCGATCACCCGGTCCGATCGTCCGTGGCTCGGTCGCCGAGTACCCGGGACAGGATGTCGTCGTTCCACTGCAGGTACTCGACGGTGACTCCCTCGTGGTGGACGTAGGCGCCGCGTCCGGTCTCGGCGACGAACTCACTCACGACGTCGGCGCCGCTGTCGACCAGCATGGACACGGTCGCATCGACGTCGTCGACCACGAGGGGGCCGATACCACTGCGGTAGCTGTCGGGACTCCCGGCGATGAGCAGCACGTCGCCCACCGCTGCCAGTTCGGCGCCGTCGAATGCGAATCGCAGGTCGGCAGGTCGGCCGTAGACCTGCTCCAGCGGCACCAGAGCGGCAGGGATGTCGTCGACGAACACGCGTGCGTAGGTCTTCAGGACGGTCATGCAGACATGCCACCGGTTCCCCGTCACGGGCAGCTCTCCGATGCGCGATCGGACCCCGACCGATACGGCCCGCGCATCGGCGGCCGGCCCTCGTGTGCGACCGCCTCGCCCGGGGCCGACGGCGTATCGCGATACCCTCGGCCGGTGGAACTGCGCCAGCTGCGCTACGCCCTGGCGCTGGCCGAGCACCGGCACTTCGGGCGAGCCGCACGTTCCCTCGGCATCACACAGCCCACGCTGTCGCGCCGGCTCGCCGCGCTCGAGCAGGAGCTGGGCACCTCACTGTTCGACCGGACCTCCGACGGTGTGTTCCCGACCGCTGCCGGCGAGGTATGGACCGCCAACGCACGCCGGGTGCTCGCACAGGTCGACCGTGGCGCCGACGACGCCCGTCGCGCTGCACGGGGGCACCGAGGGACGCTGCGCCTGGCGTTCGTGGGGTCGGCGCTCGTCCAGTTGCTGCCTTCGCTGCTCGCCCGGTTCCGGGGGACGCACCCGGCGATCGGCCTCGAGTGCATGGAGCTCGCCAGCACGCACAGCACTGCGGCGCTGCTGGCCGGGACGGTCGACGTGGCGGTCTCGCGGGGCGCTCCTCGTGGCCGGGGCGCCGAGACCTTGACCTCGGTACCGGTCGGGCACGATCAACTCGTGGCCCTGTGCCACCGGTCCCACCCGTTCGCCTCACAGCCGGCGGTCACCGTCGATCAGCTTCGTGGGGAGCCCCTGGTGACGACCACAGGGAGCGAGGAGCCGGCGACCGTCGAGCATCTCGACGCCGTGCTCGACGGGCGCGACCCCATCCACCCCACGACCAGTGCCCGCGACATCCACACGATCACCGGCCTGGTCGCGTGTGGGGTCGGGATCGGGTTGCTGCCGTCGTGCGCCCGCGCGCTCTGCCGGCCGGAGACCGCCGTCGTCGAGATCCGGCCCGCACTGCGGCTGCCTGATCTCTGCCTCGTGACGCGCACCGACGACGACTCACCCACGGTCGGTGCATTCCTCGACGTGACCGCCGAGCACTGCCCCGACGTGAGCACCGCCCTGCGCCGCCGCACTGCCGGCGGCGGTTGATCCCGGGGCAGGAACACGACCTGCTGTCGTGGCGTCGGCAGCAAGCGCACTCATGTCGAGGCCGCGGGCCGCTCACGCATTGTCATGAGACCGCGCTCAAGGAATTGATCTGTGTCCGTCGAAATCGAGTAGGTCGTCTCCTGCGGTGGAGATCGACAGTAGGCTCTCCGGCATGACGGAGCAGTTGATTTCCGTGGTCGGACGACGGTCGGCCCGGGCCATCCTGATTGACGAATGTGGCCACTTGGTGCTCATCAAGCGCATCAAGCCGGATCTGCCGCCGTACTGGACAGCGCCGGGTGGCGGTGTCGAGGAGACCGATGCTTCTGTCAAGGCCGCGCTGGGACGTGAGCTTGCGGAGGAACTGGGCGCGACCGCCGCTGATCTGTCCCAGGTCTTCCTGTTCAGCTCACTCTCGAACAGCGGGGTGTCGGTACAACACTTCTTCGTCGCCCGGCTGATGGAATTGGACAGGTCGGCTCGCACCGGTGAGGAGTTCACAGACGGCTCTCGTGGGGGCTATGAGACCGACCGGATCGACTTGCGCAGTGACGATCTGAAAGCCGTCGACCTCAAGCCGTCGGAGCTCAAGGAGTTCGTGCTCGCGAACCGTGTGGCCTTGCTGGCCGAGGTCGGGGCTATCGGCTGAGTCCTGGCCTCCGGGGACGACCACAGCTGCGCAGGAGCGAGATGGAAGTCTCGGGCGCGGTCGAAGACGTCGCCCGGTTCCTGGCATCCGTCGTGAAGCGCGGCGACCGCACCGATCAGCAGACGGTATGACGCCACGAGCACCTGTCCGTGCTTGGCCGCCAGATCCGTGGTGGTGGTCGCGGCCTGTCGCGCGGCCGACCAATGTGCAAAGACACTCTCTACCGGGCAGGGCGCTGTGAGGTTCCCCGCCTGCTCGGAGTACTGGTCAGCTGAGCGGGGCCGGGTCGGCCCCGTCGGCGGGTGATGCGGGTGATCGTCCAGGATGCTCTCCCCGGTCGCGCCAGATGGCCTCGTACTCATTCGGTGAGCTCCAACCGAGTCGGGCCTGTATGCGTTCGGTGTTGTACCAACCATCGATGTAGGCGAACAGCTCGTTCTCGGCCTCCTCGCGGGTCCGCCACGATTTCCGGTAGACGAGCTCGGTCTTGAGCGTGGAGAAGAAGCTCTCCATAAGTGCGTTATCGCAGGAATCGCCGAGTGGTCCCATCGACGGGAGAATCCCGTGGCCTTCGAGGCGCTGGGCGAATCGCAGCGACGTACAATTCGAGCTGCCATCCGAGTGATGGATCCGCCCACCGGAGGTGCTACCGCCGCAGGTAGCCGGTGGGGAGACACCCTCCCCGGAGGTCGCCCGAGGTGTGGGGCGCGGCGAGCGCCCCACGTCGGCATCAGTGTCCGTAAGAGCAGTAATGACGCACGGACGCCGCGCGTCGGGGTACGTATTTCTCAGACGATCACCGCAGCGACCGGAGCCTAGCTAGCGCCCCGTCTCAGAACGTTCACGGCCGAACTCGGCGGCCCAGTCGCCCACTTGCGGCGTTGCCGAACAGGTCGGGTACCTTCCCGCGTGCAGCGCCTTGCGACCAAACCCCTGGATCCACCGATCCTGACTTCAAGGGTCTGCGACGAGGCGTGAGAATAGGCGTCTCGGTGCCGGCTCGAGGTGCTCGGCGACCTCCGTGAGGCCGCTCGGCGAGCGCGTTCCGACGCGCTCGTACTGCCTCTACGAATGTCGACGCTTCTTTCCCCGCCACAAGATTGCCTGCAAGAATACGACCATCGCCGATCACACGGGTCCTGTCGGCTGTTGCAGCTTCGCCTGGGCTTGCTAGTGTCTGACCTTCAGAGGAGCACGATGGAAAACGCTAGGGTGTGGGGGCCAGTCTTACTGAAAACTGCCGAATCTCTGCAATCGTTCGGCTTGAACCCCGCAGATAGATCGGATAGCGATCTCTACTGGGACGTAGTCTTTGGGGCTGCGCACCAACACTCGGTAGAGAATTTCACGGAACGCTCCGATTGCAATCTCGACCAAATCGCCGACTTGCTTGATCAGCGCCTAGGCTCGGGCTGGCTGCTGGTTCTAATCTGGAGTCGCCACAGTCGGCGTTCACGGACCGCGGAAGGCTCACTCGTACTAGGATATCGAACCCATCTGAGAGTCAACTCGCCGCAGACAAGCCCGTGGGCGCCTTTTGGACGTCCTCGTTCCTGCCGAACGGGCAGAGTGCGTGGGAGCGGTCAGAGCGCAGCGAATTCGCGCAACTAAAGAGGCCTCTGGTTGAGGTGAGATTTGATGTCAAGGGCGACAGGTATGTGCACACGATACGCGATGTAGCTGATTATGTTGAGCTAGTTGAGAGATACCCTCGCAAGATTTCTTCCGATCGCGCAGCAGTCGACTGGAAGAGGTTGAGTCGCGACTGCGCTGCTGTGACG
Proteins encoded in this window:
- a CDS encoding IS3 family transposase, which produces MESFFSTLKTELVYRKSWRTREEAENELFAYIDGWYNTERIQARLGWSSPNEYEAIWRDRGEHPGRSPASPADGADPAPLS
- a CDS encoding CPBP family intramembrane glutamic endopeptidase, which encodes MEYHRVLAGEKRRIGRGVLAIVLLLAGLVVFPTVIGRAAAIIDVRLGNTPPILPGGTDYTPLYNAASMFSLALLIPWSMCIQRWLYGVRGASLHSVVSRFRFDVFGRALLVFGPVLVFVHVIGVLFTPAQETGWSQGDLVGVLLGVLLLTPLQAAGEEYGVRGLMFRVLGSWARGARAGLVVGVLVSAVLFTALHGSSDPYIILWYLVWWSGLALITWRTGGLEVAVVVVVHALINTVSLAMAPLMRADLAAELGDRSAGAVNAYQLVPTLTVVAITAAVWWCTRHSGPARAPGPRPIGSSTPPGPVPAR
- a CDS encoding sensor histidine kinase — translated: MDDRPLPAAHKFETFVRWSTYSAVALPVATFLGSALVVRGPIAAEPLLQAGVLTVALVLAAGNVVVARWSIDTVTAARRRPARRELAVAVGWLTTLAVFVVVTPLAPLPGMQLTVVAGIASAAASVVPALGAGRTVLLNAAIVVVTILVVGFADIPALIAGLVVLSWALWACWSNAWMLRVLRELQAAHADRAALALAEQRLGISRDLHDVLGRTLATIAVKSALAGELLARERAERAGQELAAIRGIAEEAGTTVRRVVRGEHHTSWDDEIAGARSLLASAGIACTVAGVPVPPECTQAFGLVVREAVTNLLRHSQATQVTISTTRGDGTLQLTVTNDGVTARRTDGTGSGLTALSDRLGALGGRLGSRVDGGWFVLDATVPAPDHRPVAHTSPASNADRAASEEEPA
- a CDS encoding LysR family transcriptional regulator; this encodes MELRQLRYALALAEHRHFGRAARSLGITQPTLSRRLAALEQELGTSLFDRTSDGVFPTAAGEVWTANARRVLAQVDRGADDARRAARGHRGTLRLAFVGSALVQLLPSLLARFRGTHPAIGLECMELASTHSTAALLAGTVDVAVSRGAPRGRGAETLTSVPVGHDQLVALCHRSHPFASQPAVTVDQLRGEPLVTTTGSEEPATVEHLDAVLDGRDPIHPTTSARDIHTITGLVACGVGIGLLPSCARALCRPETAVVEIRPALRLPDLCLVTRTDDDSPTVGAFLDVTAEHCPDVSTALRRRTAGGG
- a CDS encoding NUDIX domain-containing protein, which produces MTEQLISVVGRRSARAILIDECGHLVLIKRIKPDLPPYWTAPGGGVEETDASVKAALGRELAEELGATAADLSQVFLFSSLSNSGVSVQHFFVARLMELDRSARTGEEFTDGSRGGYETDRIDLRSDDLKAVDLKPSELKEFVLANRVALLAEVGAIG